The Leptospira koniambonensis genome segment AATATTAACAATTTTACCGATTACAACAATCTCATCTCCTATCACGATTGAAGGGATTATAAGAAATAAAATCGATATAAAGAATCTTACTCTCATAAAATATATTCCGCGCAACTTTCGTCTAACGACCAAGGTGTTCCGACGTTTGCGATGGCACGAGTTTGCTCTGCAAACGAAGTGACAGAAGTAAATGTGGCGTAGCCCGAGCGAGAGTCGCGAGCGATCTCGAAGCGTAACGCCAACCCGTAAGTTAGGCGCAGTTTACATTATACATTACCTGTTAATACATAAGCCCTAGTTAAATTTAGTTTATTAAAAAGCTCATCTTGTTTTTTAGATGAAACGAGAAGACTATCAATCGTGTTGTCTGTAGAATCCCAAAGTGAATGAGAAAAAAGCCTTGCAAAACAGGCTTCTAACCTTTCGGTCTGTTCGTTCGTTATTTTTGCTCTATATAGAAGTTTTTCTCTTTCAGGTTCAGTTAGAATATTGAACACATTTATTATTATGTCCTTCATATATGGACCCCAAGTTAATACAGCTCCTTTATGCCAAATTCTGCGCACTCTTTTTTGAGCACTATTCAGGGATTCATTTTTCTTAGATGGAATCCAATCTGAAAGGTGACTAGTCTCCACAATCACTTTTGATAATACTTTAAAATTTTCAACTTCACTATTTCTAAAATCATTTGGCTGGTCAAAAAGAGATGATGAAGGGTGAAGATAAATAGAATTTGGGTAAATGGCTGTTGCCAATAAATCTTGTGTAATTGGATAATTTGCATCTTTTGATGCTTCAGCTACAAAAGGTTCTAAAGCAGAAGAAGATAAAACATTTTCTTTTAGTGCTGCAAAGAGAATACTATTTGCCTTAGATTTTTCAAATTGCTTTTCTATATTTAAAAATTTTATAAAATTTTCCTCAGAATGTGAAGTTGATGGTTTAGCGGAAGAAAATTCTTCCCACATTTCTTTCTGGATAGTAGATAGTCTTTCTAGTAGTGTTGATGTATAGAATGGTACTTGTCTTAATTTAGAATGCGCCTCCAGATTCGTAATCATTAATGAATCAAAAAGATTTTTAGAGCCTTTTTCGTCATCCGTTGAAAGAAATACTTTTACATCCACTTCTTTTGCATTATTTAATATTTGTGCAGCTGTTTTATGCTGACCATCAAATAATCTTATTGAATTCTTGAGGTATCTTGCAATTGCAGGAGATAGTTGCGGATGGTTTTTTAAGTGGTCACGTAGATTAACAAGTCTTTTCAAATCGATTACTCTGGGCTGTAAACCTTCTTGATCATCATTTTGAATCCAGGACATGGGAACTTTTGAATAAAAATAATGGGAACCTAAATGTTTATCATAGAATAGTGGGGCAGTAATATTCGTATTTGAGTCGGTTAATTTGACTACATTCTCTTCTTTTACGAGGTGTATATTCGTACTGGAAATCCCTTTTAATTCCAATATGTCTTGCAATTTGATATTATTTTGTCTTTGTAAAAACAATTTTTCTAATTGAAAGTTGTCTTTTACTGTGTCTAGGCTTTCATCTTTTTTACGCCTGTTATAAATTTTCTTTACTATACGAACATTAACTAAATCTGTTGGACCTCCTTTCGACCATGCCGTAAGATGATCATATTCAATCTCGTCAGCTTGAGATATTATTTCACCTGAAATGTAACATCGAAGAGAGCCATCAGCTTCTGTCTGACTTGCCCTGACTTGATTTTTTTCTACTTCTGAAAGTTGTCTATCTGGCATATTGTTTCCATAAATTAATTTTGTAAATGGCGTATAACGACTAATGATTGTCGACGTTAGCGAGCTGAACGAAGTGAAGACAGACACGAGAATTGCCTCTGCAATTCGAGTGACCTGAGCCAATGTGCCGAAGGCCAAGCGAGAGTTGCGTAGCAATCTCGAAGCGCAGCGTCAGAGCCGACAGTTAGGCGAAGGCTTAAATTAATAGTCGTAGTATTTCTTAACGTTGAGCAAAAGAACGTCTACTAAACCAACCCTATCTCGAATATTCTCAATATTTTTCTTGGATAAATTGATGATTTCATTCATTTCGGAATACATAGAAATACACGAAAGGGTGGAGGAAAGACATATCTCAAAATCACCGTAAGTGTGATACCCTCTTTCTATAGTGAATAAAACACGATCTATTCTACTTGCTGTTTTCTTAATAGGCAGGGAAAGTAATTCTTTATTAATTTGCCCACTTTCTATTAACCTCTCCTTCAATTTTAAGAAAGGTATGATTTTGATTTCTGCTGCTTTATCAATATTACAATCTCCCGACTTTCCTTCGTATACAAAATTTAAGCTATAATAATCAAATATTCTTTTTAATACTTCTGAATTTAAAAGAATATAAATTAGTGAAATTAAATTCTGGTCTTCAGTATAATCT includes the following:
- a CDS encoding ParB N-terminal domain-containing protein; this encodes MPDRQLSEVEKNQVRASQTEADGSLRCYISGEIISQADEIEYDHLTAWSKGGPTDLVNVRIVKKIYNRRKKDESLDTVKDNFQLEKLFLQRQNNIKLQDILELKGISSTNIHLVKEENVVKLTDSNTNITAPLFYDKHLGSHYFYSKVPMSWIQNDDQEGLQPRVIDLKRLVNLRDHLKNHPQLSPAIARYLKNSIRLFDGQHKTAAQILNNAKEVDVKVFLSTDDEKGSKNLFDSLMITNLEAHSKLRQVPFYTSTLLERLSTIQKEMWEEFSSAKPSTSHSEENFIKFLNIEKQFEKSKANSILFAALKENVLSSSALEPFVAEASKDANYPITQDLLATAIYPNSIYLHPSSSLFDQPNDFRNSEVENFKVLSKVIVETSHLSDWIPSKKNESLNSAQKRVRRIWHKGAVLTWGPYMKDIIINVFNILTEPEREKLLYRAKITNEQTERLEACFARLFSHSLWDSTDNTIDSLLVSSKKQDELFNKLNLTRAYVLTGNV